The Maridesulfovibrio zosterae DSM 11974 genome contains a region encoding:
- a CDS encoding 2-oxoacid:ferredoxin oxidoreductase subunit beta, protein MADMKGTQLIHEYLRHNKKFPHVFCAGCGHGIVLGSLIRSIHGLGLSKDEVCVVAGIGCSGRLAAYVDFNTVHTTHGRALTFATGIKMAKPNMHVIVVMGDGDSMAIGGNHLIHAARRNIGVTALILNNNIYGMTGGQCSPTTPSGAFTMTSPMGQMEQSFDCVELMTAAKANYVARGSVFHVKKLDKMIMEGISNPGFGVVEIMTPCHTQYGRKNKFKTPVDMFKNIKDTVISIERYNQLSEEEQASRIPSGVFVQKDTPSLEEKFYQMAASCQGGA, encoded by the coding sequence ATGGCTGATATGAAAGGAACACAACTCATTCATGAGTATTTAAGGCATAATAAAAAGTTCCCGCATGTTTTTTGTGCTGGTTGCGGACACGGTATTGTTCTGGGGTCATTGATTAGGTCCATTCATGGGCTGGGACTTTCAAAGGACGAAGTTTGTGTTGTGGCCGGTATCGGCTGTTCCGGCAGACTTGCTGCCTATGTTGATTTTAATACTGTTCACACCACGCATGGCCGTGCGCTTACTTTCGCTACCGGAATCAAGATGGCGAAGCCCAATATGCACGTAATCGTAGTAATGGGCGATGGTGATTCCATGGCAATAGGCGGTAACCATCTAATTCATGCTGCTCGCAGAAATATCGGTGTTACTGCTCTTATTCTTAACAATAATATTTACGGAATGACTGGCGGACAGTGTTCACCCACGACTCCTTCAGGTGCGTTTACTATGACAAGTCCTATGGGGCAGATGGAACAAAGTTTTGACTGTGTTGAACTTATGACCGCTGCTAAGGCAAACTATGTTGCTCGAGGTTCTGTTTTTCATGTGAAGAAGCTTGATAAAATGATTATGGAAGGCATCAGTAATCCTGGATTTGGAGTGGTTGAGATTATGACTCCATGTCATACTCAGTATGGCCGTAAAAACAAGTTCAAGACTCCTGTAGATATGTTTAAGAACATCAAGGATACTGTTATCTCTATTGAACGCTACAATCAGCTTAGTGAAGAAGAGCAGGCCAGCCGTATCCCCTCTGGAGTATTTGTCCAGAAGGATACTCCCAGTCTGGAAGAAAAGTTTTATCAGATGGCAGCCAGTTGTCAGGGAGGTGCATAA
- a CDS encoding 2-oxoacid:acceptor oxidoreductase family protein codes for MADQHLDRFEIRLSGLGGQGILTLGKVMGSGLSLGHSYFVTQTQSYGPEARGGASRSDLVVSSGVISYPKAESLDLLIALSQEACNMYYRNLKPGGLLMIETDLVKQPPVNQFIGLPFTKLAKEKIGLVQTMNTIVLGAATFLLPFAEQRVMRKNLEEVLPAKIRDINVKAFNLGFREAKKNFGDPEHLWKANAVVVPDDDDYDSI; via the coding sequence ATGGCAGATCAGCATCTCGATAGATTCGAAATACGTCTTTCCGGCCTTGGTGGTCAGGGGATTCTTACACTTGGAAAGGTTATGGGGTCCGGTTTGTCTTTGGGGCACAGTTATTTTGTAACCCAGACTCAAAGCTATGGTCCTGAGGCTAGAGGCGGAGCAAGCAGGTCGGATCTTGTCGTCAGTTCAGGTGTTATAAGTTATCCGAAAGCTGAATCTTTGGATTTGCTTATCGCTCTCAGTCAGGAAGCGTGTAATATGTATTATCGCAACCTGAAGCCCGGTGGTCTGCTGATGATTGAAACCGATCTTGTAAAGCAGCCTCCTGTGAATCAGTTTATAGGACTGCCGTTTACTAAGCTGGCGAAAGAGAAAATCGGATTAGTACAAACCATGAACACTATTGTTTTGGGTGCTGCTACTTTTCTGCTTCCTTTTGCTGAGCAGAGAGTAATGCGCAAGAATCTTGAAGAAGTCCTCCCCGCAAAGATCAGAGATATTAATGTTAAGGCTTTTAATCTTGGATTTCGTGAAGCGAAAAAGAATTTCGGAGATCCTGAGCACCTTTGGAAAGCGAATGCAGTCGTTGTTCCTGACGATGATGACTATGATTCTATTTAA
- a CDS encoding sigma-54-dependent Fis family transcriptional regulator, protein MSINGLTERVNNIYLSTLNEILNSVAPHHDLEPSLNAILEVLSKDLHFQRAFLAIMNTESERLKLSITHSPAKDYTVTYSPGKGVIGRVYETGESVVIPRMSDDTELINKAFSRSEEELKTLAYICVPIKTTDSDGNQEVLGTLSVDSPVLPMDNLLEHKQFLEVVAALISNQVSRLQEEMSMQAQMLSQGMMPGAVDVPPPSDFIATSKSMRQVLRQARQVGPSRATALLRGESGTGKELLAEAIHACSPRRDKPLVKLNCAALPAELVESELFGHQKGAFTGAYQNKRGLFEVANNGTLFLDEIGELSMDAQAKVLRAIQEKEIQRVGSEQPITVDVRLICATHQPLEALLREGKFREDLFYRINVFPIFIPPLRERREDILPLAEQFLDSFSEEYDKKIKRISSPAIDLFTQYHWPGNVRELKNCIERAVLICEEEVIRTYHLPPTLQTAESTATDNSLSFGEAVAKFEQELLVDSLKKARGNMLQAARDLRVSYRIVNYKVKKYNIDVKKYAGTKKKK, encoded by the coding sequence ATGAGTATTAACGGACTGACGGAACGAGTGAATAATATATATCTCTCAACATTAAATGAGATTCTCAACTCAGTAGCTCCCCATCATGATTTGGAACCCAGCCTCAATGCTATTCTAGAAGTTCTGTCCAAAGATCTCCACTTCCAGCGTGCATTTCTGGCCATTATGAATACGGAATCGGAAAGACTTAAACTTTCCATCACCCACAGTCCTGCCAAAGACTATACAGTTACCTACTCCCCTGGAAAAGGTGTTATCGGCAGGGTATATGAAACAGGTGAATCCGTCGTAATTCCCAGAATGTCTGATGATACAGAACTGATTAACAAAGCTTTCAGCAGATCAGAAGAGGAATTAAAAACCCTCGCGTATATATGTGTTCCGATTAAGACTACAGACTCTGACGGAAATCAGGAAGTACTGGGAACTCTCAGTGTAGATTCACCGGTGCTGCCGATGGACAATCTCTTGGAGCATAAGCAGTTTCTCGAAGTAGTTGCTGCTCTCATTTCCAATCAGGTTTCCCGCTTGCAGGAAGAAATGTCCATGCAGGCTCAGATGCTGTCGCAAGGCATGATGCCCGGTGCTGTTGACGTTCCACCGCCATCTGATTTCATTGCTACATCCAAAAGCATGAGGCAAGTTCTGCGTCAGGCCCGCCAAGTTGGACCAAGCCGTGCAACTGCTTTGCTTAGAGGAGAATCAGGAACCGGAAAGGAACTGCTTGCAGAAGCTATCCATGCTTGCAGTCCTCGACGCGATAAGCCCCTCGTAAAACTTAACTGCGCAGCATTGCCAGCTGAATTGGTTGAGAGTGAGCTTTTCGGGCATCAAAAGGGAGCATTCACAGGAGCATACCAGAACAAGCGCGGTCTTTTTGAAGTCGCCAATAATGGAACCCTGTTCCTTGACGAAATTGGTGAACTATCTATGGATGCACAGGCTAAAGTTTTGCGAGCCATTCAGGAAAAAGAAATTCAGCGCGTTGGTTCAGAGCAACCGATCACGGTTGATGTGCGCCTGATATGTGCAACTCACCAGCCTCTTGAAGCCCTTCTACGTGAAGGTAAATTCAGAGAAGACCTTTTCTACCGTATTAATGTTTTTCCTATTTTCATTCCACCTCTTCGTGAGCGTCGTGAAGATATCCTTCCATTGGCTGAACAGTTTCTTGATAGTTTTTCCGAAGAATACGATAAAAAGATAAAAAGAATTTCCAGTCCTGCTATTGATCTTTTCACTCAGTACCACTGGCCTGGAAACGTTCGTGAGCTGAAAAACTGCATTGAACGTGCGGTTCTCATTTGTGAGGAAGAAGTAATCAGGACATATCATCTGCCTCCGACCTTGCAGACAGCTGAATCAACAGCAACTGATAATTCTCTTTCATTTGGTGAAGCTGTTGCCAAATTTGAGCAGGAACTTCTTGTTGACTCCCTAAAAAAAGCAAGAGGCAACATGCTTCAAGCTGCACGGGATCTGAGAGTCAGCTACAGAATTGTTAACTATAAAGTTAAAAAATATAATATTGATGTAAAAAAATATGCAGGCACAAAAAAGAAAAAATAG
- a CDS encoding indolepyruvate oxidoreductase subunit beta: protein MSTRLRIFMTGVGGQGTLTATNLLAQAILDCGINVTAGEIHGMAQRGGVVESALLIGMASPKIGYGEADIILGFEPLETLRALPYLKPGGTVLSSTEYIPPLSVCTGKTENIPFETIKEKVEACAGKAYYLPCQALGIEAGAPQSGNIALLGALCATGCIPLKPEELAETIKSVMKPKIADINLKALELGVKAIS from the coding sequence ATGAGTACCAGATTGCGTATATTCATGACCGGTGTTGGCGGACAGGGAACTCTGACTGCCACCAACCTCCTTGCACAGGCCATTCTTGACTGTGGAATTAACGTTACTGCAGGAGAAATTCACGGCATGGCACAGCGTGGCGGTGTTGTAGAATCAGCACTGCTCATAGGCATGGCCTCTCCTAAAATAGGCTATGGCGAAGCTGATATTATTCTTGGGTTTGAGCCTTTAGAAACTCTGCGCGCCCTGCCATACCTTAAACCTGGTGGAACAGTACTTTCCAGCACTGAATATATTCCTCCCCTCAGCGTTTGCACCGGAAAAACGGAAAACATTCCCTTTGAAACAATCAAGGAGAAAGTTGAAGCATGTGCGGGCAAAGCTTATTACCTGCCTTGTCAGGCACTTGGTATAGAAGCAGGGGCTCCACAAAGTGGAAATATAGCCCTTCTTGGAGCTCTTTGCGCTACAGGTTGTATTCCGCTTAAACCGGAAGAACTGGCTGAAACAATTAAATCAGTCATGAAACCTAAAATTGCGGATATTAACCTCAAAGCTCTTGAACTCGGAGTTAAGGCAATATCGTAA
- the iorA gene encoding indolepyruvate ferredoxin oxidoreductase subunit alpha, protein MAHPLLADKSGMKKLLLGNEAIVRGAIEAGIQVVTCYPGTPSSEVPDTFFRLSPEGDYTFEYSVNEKVALEVGGGAAISGAMTLTTMKHVGVNVAADPLMTLAYVGTPGGMVLLSADDPGCHSSQNEQDNRYYARLAGMPCMEPATAQEAKDMTRDALNMSREMSAPFLLRTTTRINHLRGPVEFGEIAKLAPAKGFQKNPAQYVPIPAFARTMHVDLLAKLEKLREMAENSAYNTISGNGKIGIIASGICRAYLKDALADTGLGDKFKILELGFTYPMPTRMITDFISSVDKVLILEELEPFIENEIRIQAQKNKIAVEVIGKENPNLPLNGEYSTLNVTAAIREILGMEAVKVDCCEAEEGLPMRPPNLCAGCTHRAAYYAVKKVFGPDAICSSDIGCYTLGILPPLNAADFLLCMGSSISAGSGASKAAGQTVIGFIGDSTFFHSGITGLVNAVFNQHDILLVILDNSTTAMTGHQPNPGVETTTLGSNPMQISIEAIVKGCGVNEVRTVSPLNQKSTMKALEELKAIKGVRVLIAKDPCPLFARRTLRKKPARAAYVENQTDEVLRVMEELACPAFEKTANGVEINEILCSGCMLCLQLTKDIKARKRSS, encoded by the coding sequence ATGGCTCACCCACTTCTAGCTGACAAATCAGGCATGAAAAAGCTGCTTCTCGGCAATGAAGCCATTGTCAGAGGAGCAATTGAAGCAGGGATTCAGGTTGTTACCTGTTACCCCGGCACGCCTTCCTCCGAAGTACCGGATACATTTTTCCGCCTTTCTCCTGAAGGCGATTACACTTTTGAATACTCTGTTAACGAAAAGGTTGCCCTGGAAGTCGGCGGCGGAGCTGCAATATCAGGCGCCATGACTCTGACAACGATGAAACACGTTGGTGTAAACGTAGCTGCAGACCCACTCATGACTCTGGCATACGTAGGTACTCCCGGTGGTATGGTACTCCTTTCTGCAGACGATCCAGGATGTCACTCCAGTCAAAATGAGCAGGATAACCGATACTACGCCCGCCTTGCCGGTATGCCCTGCATGGAACCAGCCACGGCGCAGGAAGCAAAAGACATGACTCGCGACGCCCTTAATATGTCACGCGAAATGTCTGCTCCATTCCTGCTCAGGACCACAACCAGAATTAACCACCTGCGAGGTCCGGTTGAGTTCGGAGAGATTGCTAAGCTTGCTCCGGCCAAAGGGTTCCAGAAGAATCCGGCTCAATATGTCCCCATCCCGGCCTTTGCCAGGACTATGCATGTAGACCTTCTTGCTAAGCTTGAAAAGCTGCGTGAAATGGCAGAAAATTCTGCATACAACACAATTTCAGGCAATGGTAAAATTGGCATAATTGCATCCGGAATATGCAGAGCATATCTCAAAGATGCTCTTGCTGATACAGGACTTGGTGACAAATTTAAAATACTTGAGCTTGGTTTCACCTATCCGATGCCTACAAGAATGATAACCGATTTTATCTCATCTGTAGATAAAGTTTTAATTCTTGAAGAGCTTGAACCTTTCATTGAAAATGAAATCAGAATTCAGGCACAGAAAAATAAAATTGCTGTTGAAGTAATTGGCAAGGAAAACCCTAATCTACCTCTAAACGGCGAATATTCAACTCTCAACGTAACTGCTGCCATTCGTGAAATACTCGGCATGGAAGCAGTAAAAGTTGATTGCTGCGAAGCAGAAGAGGGACTGCCCATGAGACCTCCGAACCTTTGCGCAGGATGTACCCATCGAGCAGCATATTACGCAGTTAAAAAGGTATTCGGACCTGATGCAATCTGTTCATCTGATATCGGATGTTACACACTTGGAATTCTTCCCCCGCTTAATGCTGCAGACTTTCTACTATGTATGGGATCTTCTATCTCTGCAGGTTCAGGAGCTTCCAAAGCTGCCGGTCAAACAGTAATTGGATTCATCGGGGACTCAACTTTCTTCCATTCCGGAATAACCGGACTGGTAAATGCAGTTTTTAATCAGCATGATATTTTGCTGGTTATTCTTGATAACTCCACGACTGCAATGACAGGCCATCAACCGAATCCAGGAGTTGAAACCACAACACTTGGTTCCAACCCGATGCAAATCAGCATTGAAGCTATTGTTAAAGGCTGCGGTGTAAACGAAGTTCGTACCGTCAGCCCACTCAATCAGAAATCTACTATGAAGGCTTTAGAAGAGCTAAAGGCAATCAAGGGCGTAAGAGTGCTTATTGCTAAAGATCCATGCCCGCTCTTTGCCAGACGTACTCTTCGCAAAAAGCCTGCCCGTGCAGCATATGTTGAAAATCAGACAGATGAAGTTCTTCGCGTTATGGAAGAACTGGCCTGTCCTGCATTTGAAAAAACTGCTAACGGAGTAGAAATCAATGAAATTCTTTGTTCCGGCTGTATGCTCTGTCTGCAACTGACTAAAGATATTAAAGCCCGGAAAAGGAGCAGCTAA
- a CDS encoding tetratricopeptide repeat protein has product MEENKDTTQDILNQVHESTPDSIHPLLDYLLENGKIITAGIVVIILIAAGFSGMKYMNQQKQLKAQSELGAILIKYSGAKQADALSTFAKTVPADMKPAVQLALAKAWMDSAEYGKAESVWADIATENAEMTPVAEMGKAKCKMLAGKPAEAAKILQNLINSAGPAYAASINRMLAEAAEKSGNTQMAIQAYQALMTSNPNERMYFESKIKELKAKL; this is encoded by the coding sequence ATGGAAGAAAACAAAGATACGACTCAGGACATTCTCAATCAGGTTCACGAATCTACCCCCGACAGCATCCACCCTCTTCTCGATTATCTGCTTGAAAACGGCAAGATTATTACGGCTGGAATTGTGGTAATTATTTTAATTGCTGCCGGCTTTTCAGGTATGAAGTATATGAATCAGCAAAAACAGCTCAAAGCTCAGAGTGAGCTGGGTGCTATTCTTATCAAATACAGTGGAGCCAAACAGGCTGATGCTCTTTCAACGTTCGCAAAAACTGTCCCTGCTGATATGAAGCCAGCAGTCCAGCTTGCTTTAGCTAAAGCATGGATGGATTCTGCTGAATATGGCAAAGCGGAATCTGTATGGGCAGACATCGCAACAGAAAATGCAGAAATGACTCCTGTTGCTGAAATGGGCAAAGCCAAATGTAAAATGCTTGCTGGTAAGCCTGCTGAAGCTGCTAAAATCCTGCAGAACCTTATAAACAGTGCCGGTCCCGCATATGCTGCTTCTATTAATAGAATGCTTGCTGAAGCTGCTGAAAAATCCGGGAACACACAGATGGCCATACAGGCTTATCAGGCTCTTATGACCAGTAATCCTAATGAAAGAATGTACTTTGAAAGTAAAATCAAAGAACTCAAAGCAAAACTATAA
- a CDS encoding glutamate-5-semialdehyde dehydrogenase, translating to MSLSEAMKNVAVKAKDAARKVSCADGTARNNAIVALASLLEQEKEFIFAENRKDLDAAKERGLDQARLQRLEITPEVLEYMIQGCKEVAGQSDPVGEIEKMERRPNGIMVGKMRIPLGVVMMIFESRPNVTVDAAVLCLKAGNSVILRGGSEAIYSNIALASLLKKALEKADLPGEAVQVVEVTDREAVSELLKLDEYIDVVIPRGGEGLIRAVVQQATMPVLKHYKGVCHIYVDEFAEIPESVNIIKNAKTQKPAACNSVECVLVHEDIAKDFLPALGTILTACGVTMKGCPRAMPLLGPKAVAAEFDDWGQEYLDLILAVKVVSGQDEAQDHIARYGSNHSEIILTRDHARAMRFIREVDASMVGVNASTRFNDGGQLGLGAEIGISTSKLHSYGPMGATELTSTKFVLLGDWQVRN from the coding sequence ATGAGTCTTTCAGAAGCAATGAAAAATGTAGCGGTTAAGGCTAAAGACGCGGCACGCAAAGTTTCCTGTGCAGATGGAACAGCACGTAATAATGCAATCGTTGCACTTGCATCTCTGCTTGAACAGGAAAAAGAGTTTATTTTTGCGGAAAATCGTAAGGATCTTGACGCAGCCAAAGAGCGAGGCCTTGATCAGGCCCGTTTGCAGAGATTGGAGATTACTCCGGAAGTACTTGAATATATGATTCAAGGCTGTAAAGAAGTAGCTGGGCAGTCTGACCCTGTCGGTGAGATTGAGAAGATGGAAAGACGGCCCAACGGTATAATGGTTGGAAAGATGAGAATTCCTCTTGGCGTCGTAATGATGATTTTTGAATCACGGCCCAACGTGACCGTTGATGCAGCCGTTCTTTGTTTGAAAGCCGGTAATTCGGTTATTCTCAGGGGAGGATCTGAAGCGATTTATTCTAATATTGCTTTAGCTTCACTGCTTAAAAAGGCTCTCGAAAAAGCCGATTTGCCAGGAGAAGCTGTTCAGGTTGTTGAAGTAACTGACCGCGAGGCTGTGTCTGAGCTGTTAAAGCTTGATGAATATATTGACGTAGTAATTCCGCGCGGCGGAGAAGGGCTCATTCGTGCTGTTGTACAGCAGGCCACCATGCCTGTTTTGAAGCATTACAAAGGTGTCTGCCATATTTATGTCGATGAATTTGCTGAGATTCCCGAATCTGTAAATATTATCAAAAATGCTAAGACCCAGAAACCTGCAGCTTGTAACTCAGTCGAATGTGTGCTGGTTCATGAAGATATTGCTAAAGATTTTCTACCTGCACTCGGGACGATTTTAACTGCATGTGGTGTGACTATGAAGGGATGCCCACGGGCAATGCCTTTGCTTGGTCCTAAAGCTGTTGCTGCTGAATTTGATGATTGGGGACAGGAATATCTTGATCTTATTTTAGCAGTTAAAGTTGTCAGCGGTCAGGATGAAGCTCAGGATCATATTGCGCGGTACGGTTCCAATCACAGTGAAATTATCCTTACTCGTGATCATGCAAGAGCCATGAGGTTTATCCGTGAAGTAGACGCTTCCATGGTAGGTGTGAATGCGTCTACCCGTTTTAATGATGGTGGCCAATTAGGGCTAGGTGCAGAAATAGGTATTTCTACTTCCAAGCTCCATTCTTATGGCCCTATGGGTGCTACTGAGTTGACCAGTACCAAATTTGTTTTATTAGGTGACTGGCAGGTTCGTAATTAG
- the nadD gene encoding nicotinate-nucleotide adenylyltransferase, with the protein MKIGLFGGSFNPVHSTHIDVANSVMQRLGLDKVLLVPAGNPYHKEQEDMLPEDLRFELVKAAVEGESGLEVSDIDMGAKGPTYTIDTLRESARRYPDDEFYFIMGQDSFETLATWKDWQMIPKLTNIVAVSRYEADSGEMSQLLKSLFSDLMQTGKDVWRVEGGKSIYIIGDLDFVISSTLVREAWKKGKDILNYVPLAVADSVLRNSKIIKEHWG; encoded by the coding sequence ATGAAAATAGGTTTGTTCGGCGGTAGTTTTAATCCTGTTCACTCCACACATATTGATGTGGCCAACTCCGTCATGCAGCGTTTGGGGCTTGATAAAGTATTGCTTGTTCCGGCTGGCAATCCCTATCATAAAGAGCAGGAGGATATGCTTCCTGAAGATCTGCGTTTTGAACTTGTTAAAGCTGCTGTGGAAGGTGAGTCTGGACTTGAAGTCAGTGATATTGATATGGGCGCAAAAGGGCCTACCTACACAATAGATACCTTAAGGGAATCCGCCAGAAGATATCCTGATGACGAATTTTATTTTATAATGGGGCAGGATTCGTTTGAAACTCTTGCCACCTGGAAAGACTGGCAGATGATTCCTAAATTGACAAATATCGTTGCTGTCAGCAGGTATGAAGCTGATTCTGGTGAAATGTCTCAGTTATTGAAAAGTCTTTTTTCTGACCTGATGCAGACTGGAAAAGATGTCTGGAGAGTAGAGGGTGGAAAGTCTATCTATATAATAGGTGATTTAGATTTTGTAATAAGCTCTACTTTGGTGCGTGAAGCATGGAAAAAAGGAAAAGACATCTTGAATTACGTCCCCTTGGCTGTGGCAGATAGTGTCCTTAGAAATTCTAAGATTATTAAAGAGCATTGGGGATAA
- a CDS encoding glycosyltransferase family 9 protein: MTNQNKHKVIFRLSALGDVVLTTGVIKYWAEKYGYSFTVITKSHNASILENNPYIKNIIKLEQEDLSDLAWFKKAGQIAQEYKACELIDLHSTLRSMILSKRWQGKVSRYKKFSLERRLFNLTRSAKLKKTLENKRVTERYAAALEEIPPAANKLLPCIYLTDKEISFSDTIVTEHNLENDFIAIHPYATHPDKAWPREYWQKLTSLLDNKKIQWVIIGKDENIFEAREKEYNFTNQLKLRETCALLSRAKMLVTGDSGPMHLAAGVGTPVISMFGPTAKVWGFYPAGPKDEVLEMDMNCRPCSLHGKSNCKKDRKCLKRIKPEDILEKIISLK; this comes from the coding sequence ATGACTAATCAGAACAAACATAAAGTAATATTCAGACTCAGCGCGCTTGGTGATGTTGTGCTAACAACCGGAGTAATCAAATACTGGGCTGAAAAGTACGGATACTCATTCACAGTTATTACCAAAAGCCATAATGCCTCAATACTAGAAAACAATCCGTATATTAAAAATATAATTAAGCTTGAACAAGAAGATCTGAGCGATTTAGCATGGTTTAAAAAGGCGGGCCAGATAGCGCAGGAATACAAAGCCTGTGAGCTAATCGATTTACACTCGACTCTGCGTTCGATGATTCTATCTAAACGCTGGCAGGGCAAGGTATCCAGATACAAAAAATTTTCTCTGGAACGCAGACTGTTTAATCTGACAAGATCTGCCAAACTTAAAAAAACACTTGAGAACAAACGGGTAACGGAACGCTATGCTGCAGCTTTAGAAGAAATTCCCCCTGCTGCAAATAAACTTCTGCCATGCATATATTTAACAGATAAAGAAATCAGCTTTTCTGACACGATTGTCACCGAACATAATCTTGAAAATGACTTTATAGCGATTCACCCGTACGCAACCCATCCCGATAAAGCTTGGCCACGAGAATATTGGCAAAAATTGACTAGCCTATTAGACAACAAAAAAATCCAATGGGTTATAATTGGAAAAGATGAAAATATATTTGAAGCACGAGAAAAGGAATATAACTTCACCAATCAATTAAAACTTCGTGAAACATGTGCACTGTTGAGTCGAGCAAAAATGCTAGTCACTGGTGATTCCGGACCAATGCACCTTGCAGCAGGAGTAGGAACTCCAGTTATTTCCATGTTCGGGCCTACTGCAAAAGTTTGGGGATTCTACCCCGCAGGACCGAAAGACGAAGTTCTTGAAATGGATATGAATTGCCGTCCCTGCTCACTGCACGGGAAAAGCAATTGTAAAAAGGACAGGAAATGTTTGAAAAGAATTAAACCGGAAGATATACTTGAGAAGATTATATCTCTGAAATAA
- a CDS encoding hemolysin family protein, with protein MLELIIAVSVATLISAYCSVSEAVFYSFPWSKIETLRKEGDKSGAILHKMRSNVDRPITAILTLNTVAHTAGAAFAGAAWANIYGAETLPWFTLGFTVIILVLSEILPKTIGVVYCEPLGKMLARPLEILIWMFLPVIWVCGFMSRLVNKSGGKGPQATEEDIRAMVSLTRRTGAIKPYEALSIANILSLDDKIVEQIMTPRTVVFSLPEDMTVAEAHDKYRAWPHSRIPVYEGDNPEDIVGVIYRRTVFEALADDHDEVKLTELMKPVRFVLENITLDKLLVKFLESRMHLFVVLDEYGGMSGVVTLEDVMEEILGSEIVDETDEVVDMRELARRRRKELVVSSDDFQTDVSK; from the coding sequence ATGCTGGAATTAATAATTGCCGTCAGCGTAGCCACGCTCATTTCTGCCTATTGTTCAGTAAGTGAAGCTGTTTTTTATTCTTTTCCTTGGAGCAAAATCGAAACGCTTCGAAAAGAAGGGGATAAATCCGGAGCTATTCTGCATAAAATGCGTTCCAATGTGGATCGGCCAATCACCGCTATTTTAACTCTTAATACTGTAGCCCATACAGCCGGAGCCGCTTTTGCCGGAGCCGCATGGGCCAATATTTATGGAGCTGAAACTCTGCCGTGGTTTACCCTTGGATTTACAGTCATTATTTTAGTCTTATCTGAAATTTTGCCGAAAACCATTGGTGTTGTATATTGTGAACCTCTAGGAAAGATGCTTGCCCGTCCCTTAGAGATTCTTATTTGGATGTTTCTTCCCGTTATCTGGGTCTGTGGATTTATGTCCCGTCTTGTTAACAAGAGCGGTGGAAAAGGACCTCAGGCAACGGAAGAGGATATACGTGCTATGGTCAGTCTGACCAGGAGAACCGGGGCGATCAAACCGTATGAAGCCCTCTCAATTGCCAATATTCTGTCGTTGGACGACAAGATTGTTGAGCAAATTATGACCCCCCGGACTGTTGTTTTCTCTCTGCCCGAAGACATGACTGTAGCTGAGGCTCATGACAAATACAGAGCATGGCCTCACAGCCGTATTCCAGTTTATGAAGGTGATAATCCTGAAGACATTGTCGGAGTCATATACAGGCGAACTGTTTTTGAAGCACTTGCCGATGACCATGACGAGGTTAAACTCACTGAACTTATGAAGCCTGTTCGGTTTGTTCTGGAAAATATTACCCTAGACAAACTGCTGGTAAAATTCCTCGAAAGTCGCATGCATCTTTTTGTTGTGCTCGATGAGTATGGAGGAATGTCAGGAGTTGTCACTCTTGAAGATGTAATGGAAGAAATCCTCGGTAGCGAGATCGTCGATGAGACCGATGAGGTCGTTGATATGCGCGAACTTGCCCGCAGGAGAAGAAAAGAACTTGTCGTCAGTTCGGATGATTTCCAGACTGACGTTTCGAAATAG
- a CDS encoding cytochrome c maturation protein CcmE: MAKKGGKGVYLAALILFLGGLGYLIYSGISQDSVYFLNVSEALAMDESALGQARLFGKVAPQNIQPKAGGLGVSFDLNDQKNAAQTIRVIYSGAVPDTFKEGVEVIVEGIFVNGNKEFKATSLITKCPSKYEKKNREG, translated from the coding sequence ATGGCCAAGAAAGGCGGAAAAGGTGTCTATCTCGCCGCCCTTATCCTGTTTCTAGGTGGTCTTGGATATCTTATATATTCAGGAATATCACAGGATAGCGTGTATTTTCTAAATGTATCTGAAGCACTTGCTATGGATGAGAGCGCGCTTGGACAAGCACGGCTTTTCGGTAAAGTTGCTCCGCAGAATATCCAGCCTAAAGCTGGTGGACTTGGTGTCTCTTTTGATCTGAATGATCAGAAGAATGCGGCCCAGACTATCCGTGTTATATACAGCGGAGCTGTACCAGACACGTTTAAAGAGGGCGTTGAGGTTATTGTGGAAGGGATCTTTGTTAATGGTAACAAAGAGTTCAAAGCCACATCTCTGATCACCAAATGCCCATCAAAATACGAAAAGAAAAATCGTGAAGGTTGA